The proteins below come from a single Pseudomonas chlororaphis genomic window:
- a CDS encoding fusaric acid resistance protein — translation MTPLFASLRWLYRLEWRRGFYDWARSDGVTWVYMFKVLLAAFLTLWLAMRLELPQPRTAMITVFIVMQPQSGQVFAKSFYRFLGTLAGSAVMVALIALFAQNTELFLGSLTLWVGLCTAGAARYRNFRAYGFVLAGYTAAMIGLPALAHPEGAFMAAVWRVLEISLGILCATLVSAAILPQTASAAMRNALYQRFGVFALFVTDGLRGRSRREAFEAGNVRFIAEAVGLESLRSVTVFEDPHMRRRNGRLSRLNSEFMGITTRFNVLHQLLERLCGSAADHVVNAIKPGLQTLAERLDGFSGRPLTDTDAARLAVALAEYKADLPAQVRRLRALFQETAPSDAQQLDFHTAYELLYRFVDDLHGYALTHASLADHRHERERWDEPFVPQTNGLAAAASGFRAAFILLVLGSYWVATAWPSGATMTMIAAATVGLSAATPNPKRMAFQMACGTLLGALIGFVEMFFVFPLIDGFPLLCVMLAPVIMLGSFLSSRPQYAGVGLGLLIFFCTGSVPDNLTVYNPYAFINDYLAMILGMLVCAAAGAIILPPNSRWLWRRLEQDLREQVVFAISGKLKGLASGFESRSRDLLHQAYGLAAGQPGVQRDLLRWMFVVLEVGHAIIELRKEQAILPVHPAYAESQPWRQAIRGMGRALVRLFRQPGHSNLERALAAVDHAIGRVQATDEPFAPHFDTSALRRVKSYLHFIRTSLLDPQSPLAAYAPPLRQEPEHAP, via the coding sequence ATGACACCGTTATTTGCCTCCCTGCGCTGGCTCTACCGCCTCGAATGGCGCCGCGGCTTCTACGACTGGGCCCGCAGCGACGGGGTGACCTGGGTCTACATGTTCAAGGTCCTGCTGGCCGCCTTCCTCACGCTGTGGTTGGCGATGCGCCTGGAACTGCCACAGCCGCGCACGGCCATGATCACCGTGTTCATCGTCATGCAGCCGCAGAGTGGCCAGGTGTTCGCCAAGAGTTTCTACCGCTTTCTCGGCACCCTGGCCGGCTCGGCGGTGATGGTGGCGTTGATTGCCCTGTTCGCCCAGAACACCGAATTGTTTCTCGGCAGCCTGACGCTCTGGGTCGGTCTCTGCACGGCCGGCGCGGCGCGTTATCGCAACTTTCGTGCATACGGTTTCGTACTGGCCGGCTACACCGCCGCGATGATCGGCCTGCCCGCCCTGGCGCACCCGGAAGGGGCGTTCATGGCGGCGGTGTGGCGGGTGCTGGAGATTTCCCTGGGAATTCTCTGCGCCACCCTAGTCAGCGCCGCGATCCTGCCGCAGACCGCCAGCGCCGCCATGCGCAATGCCTTGTACCAGCGCTTCGGCGTGTTTGCCCTGTTCGTCACCGATGGCTTGCGCGGACGCAGCCGGCGGGAGGCATTCGAAGCCGGCAATGTGCGCTTCATCGCCGAAGCTGTCGGCCTGGAAAGCCTGCGCAGTGTGACCGTGTTCGAAGACCCGCACATGCGCCGCCGCAATGGCCGGCTCAGTCGCCTGAACAGCGAATTCATGGGCATCACCACCCGCTTCAACGTCTTGCACCAGTTGCTCGAACGCCTGTGTGGCAGCGCCGCCGATCACGTGGTGAATGCCATCAAGCCGGGCTTGCAGACGCTGGCGGAACGGCTGGACGGTTTCAGTGGCCGGCCGCTGACCGACACCGATGCGGCGCGGCTGGCGGTGGCGCTGGCCGAGTACAAGGCCGACCTGCCGGCGCAGGTGCGGCGGCTGCGGGCGCTGTTCCAGGAAACGGCGCCGAGTGACGCCCAGCAGTTGGATTTCCATACGGCTTATGAACTGCTCTACCGCTTTGTCGATGACCTGCACGGTTATGCCCTGACCCACGCCTCCCTGGCCGACCACCGTCACGAACGTGAGCGCTGGGACGAGCCGTTCGTGCCCCAGACCAATGGCCTGGCGGCGGCCGCCTCGGGGTTTCGCGCCGCCTTCATCCTGTTGGTGCTGGGCAGCTATTGGGTGGCCACGGCCTGGCCGAGTGGCGCGACGATGACGATGATCGCCGCGGCTACCGTGGGTTTGTCGGCGGCGACGCCGAACCCCAAGCGCATGGCGTTCCAGATGGCTTGCGGCACTTTGCTTGGCGCGTTGATCGGCTTCGTCGAGATGTTCTTCGTGTTTCCTCTGATCGACGGTTTCCCGCTGCTCTGCGTGATGCTCGCGCCGGTCATCATGCTGGGGTCGTTTCTCAGTTCCCGACCGCAGTACGCCGGCGTCGGGCTGGGGTTGCTGATCTTCTTCTGCACCGGCTCGGTGCCGGACAATCTGACCGTCTACAACCCCTACGCGTTCATCAACGATTACCTGGCGATGATCCTCGGCATGCTGGTGTGCGCGGCCGCCGGCGCGATCATCCTGCCGCCCAATAGCCGTTGGCTGTGGCGTCGGCTCGAACAGGATTTGCGCGAGCAAGTGGTGTTCGCCATCAGCGGCAAGCTCAAGGGCCTGGCCTCGGGGTTCGAAAGCCGTAGTCGGGACCTGCTGCACCAAGCCTATGGCTTGGCGGCGGGCCAGCCTGGGGTGCAGCGTGATCTGCTGCGCTGGATGTTCGTGGTGCTGGAAGTCGGCCACGCGATCATCGAGTTGCGCAAGGAGCAGGCGATCCTGCCGGTGCACCCGGCGTATGCCGAAAGCCAGCCGTGGCGCCAGGCGATCCGCGGGATGGGCAGGGCGCTGGTGCGGCTGTTCCGCCA